One window from the genome of Brachyspira sp. SAP_772 encodes:
- the hpt gene encoding hypoxanthine phosphoribosyltransferase: protein MLKENGIKKILIDENTVKQKVKELAKKINNDYKDKTPCLIGLLKGSFVFIADLAREIETNIEIDFMIVSSYGNDKIGSEIKILKDVDIALSGRDVIIVEDIIDTGYTLNKICEVLKTRNVSSLKICTLLNKPSRRKVDIKIDYNGFDIEDEFVVGYGIDYAQKYRNLPYIGVVE, encoded by the coding sequence ATGCTAAAAGAAAACGGAATAAAAAAAATATTGATAGATGAAAACACTGTAAAACAAAAAGTTAAAGAGTTAGCCAAAAAAATAAATAATGACTATAAAGATAAAACGCCTTGTTTAATAGGGCTTCTTAAAGGTTCTTTTGTATTTATTGCAGATTTGGCAAGAGAAATTGAAACGAATATAGAAATTGACTTTATGATTGTATCTAGTTATGGAAATGATAAAATAGGCTCTGAGATTAAAATATTAAAAGATGTTGATATAGCACTTAGTGGAAGAGATGTTATTATAGTAGAAGATATTATTGATACAGGTTATACTTTAAATAAAATCTGCGAAGTTTTAAAAACAAGAAATGTTTCTTCACTAAAAATATGCACTCTTCTTAATAAGCCGTCAAGAAGAAAGGTTGATATAAAAATTGATTATAACGGTTTTGATATAGAAGATGAGTTTGTTGTAGGCTATGGCATTGATTATGCTCAGAAATACAGAAATCTTCCGTATATTGGAGTAGTTGAATAA